The Psychrobacillus sp. FSL K6-2836 nucleotide sequence TTCTGGGTCTGTCACAGTGACTGGTCCACCTGCTGCTATTTGCTTTTTAAATAGAGGCACGACACTGCCTCTTGAACCGAGAACATTTCCAAAACGTACAGCTGCGAATTTCGTGACGCTTTCTTTTGCAAGATTCTGAACTATCATTTCAGCAAAGCGTTTAGTCGCACCCATTACATTAGGGGGATTAACCGCCTTATCTGTGGAAATCATGACAAAATGACCAACTCCAAATATATCGGCTGCTTCCGCAACGTTCTTTGTTCCAAATATATTATTTTTTACAGCTTCCATCGGATTGTACTCCATCAGGGGTACATGTTTATGGGCTGCAGCGTGATAAATTACATCCGGTTTATACTCAGATATGATGTCAAAGATTCGATTACGATCTTGTACGTCTGCAATAAGCGGAATTATTTTCGTGTTAGGTGAAACCTTATTACGTAATTCCATGTCTATAGTATAGATAGAATTTTCTCCGTGACCGAGTAGGATGATTTCTTTTGGATTGAATCTTATCACCTGTCGACAGATTTCTGAACCAATAGAGCCGCCCGCTCCGGTTACTAAAATCTTTTTACCGGTTAGTTTAGAAGATATCGCATTTAAATCTAGTTCTACTTCGTCACGACCTAGTAAATCTTCAATTTTCACATCTCTTATTTCATTGACAGAAACCTTACCTGTCAGTAAATCCTCGATAAGTGGCATTGTTTGTGTACGGATACCCGTATCTAAGCATCGCTGCATAAGAATGGCACCAGTCGATCTATCCATCGATGGAATGGCTATAATAATATGTTCAATATCTAAGTCTAATACCGCTTCAGCGATAATATCTGTTCCACCAAGTACGCGTATATTAAAGATTTCTAAGCCTTTTTTTGCAGCATCGTCATCCAAGAAAGCAATTGGCTTTAATGGTGAATCTGTATTTTTTAGTAGCTGGCGTGCAATCATCGTACCAGCCGAGCCCGCTCCGATGATTAATGTTCTTTTGCGTTCCTCCGCCGACTTTTCTCCTGATATGTAAGTATCCCGGAATATTCTCCACGAAAGCCTAGATCCTCCAATTAGTAAGATATGCAGCATCCATGTAATAGATAATGCACGTACTAACACATCACCTCTAACTAAATATTGCACTAATGCAACCGTTAAAATCGACAACGTGACTGCTTTATAAATAGATACTAGCTCCCGAATAGACGCGTATTCCCACACTTTTCGATAAAGTCCGTAGTACATAGCGAATCCATGATGTGCTAGGAAAATTGCAAGAGAGCTTGCTAAAAGGAATGTATTGCTAAAAAGATTATTAATCGGATAGAGTACAAAGTATCCTATATATATGGAAAATAATACAATAGCAGAATCGACAACTATTAGTAATGACATTCTTTTCTGTAAGGACATTTAAACACTCCATTTCAACATAATCTTCCAAAATTGGCTACAAGTAATTATATCACTTTGGAAATTTAATGGGAGAATATATTTCCTTTTTACCCATATCACACATAAAGCAGGGACTATAGTTATATACCTCCTTTTTAGAAAGGAGTATTATATAATAGATCTTCGAATTATTTCTTCGTTTTTCGTCATATACTTATTAAATTCTTTTTACTCACGCAAAAATATTCCACCATTTATGTTTAACTAGTTCTTCTGGCTCTAAAATAATTATTTCGTTATTCTCTATGATTCTTGCATTATTTTCAAGAAAAATGTCGACTGCATCTAGTCTCTTATGCTTTTCTAAATATCTTAACCCGGCATCAAATTTAAAGGGTCTTTTTTTCAAATTATGTACGTCTGATCCATACGTATGTACTAAGTTTGCATCTACTAGCTCTAATGATAACTTCTGAATCCCTCGTCCAAAATGACCTGCCAAGCTCCCAGCCGTTATTTGCGCTACAGCTCCGTGATTAATGAGTTTTGCCAGTCGTGACGGGTTATCCGCTATTGCTTTGTTTCTTTCTGGATGCGCTATGATAGGTAATATATCCTCCGATAATAACTGGTGGATAATATCTACTGTATATTTTGGTATACCGCTAGATGGTAGCTCTAGTAGCAAATATTTGGAGCCAGCAAGTGTATGAATCTTCTGTTCCTGAAGTAGTTCAACTAAATTGTCTTTTAACCGCACTTCATGTCCTCTATGCAATTTTAAAGGCAGCTGTCTTTCTTCTATTGTTTGTTGTAATAATTTTATCTGTTCTGTCACTATAGTAGCACTTGCATTGAATTGTGGATGGAACGCATGTGAGGTGGATATTATTTCTGTTATTCCCTCTTTTAGCGCTTGCTCAAACATTTCTATTGTCTCTTCTAATTGAGCTGGACCATCATCAACTCCATATAAAATATGGCTATGAATATCTATCATTTTTAAATTCTCCTATAACTTCTATTTTAAGGTATAAAAAAAGAGTAAAAGTCACCTAAGTGCTTTTACTCGTTAGTACCATAGTACTGGTAGTAGTAATGATCTTTTTCAAGCTTGAAGTTGTTCATAACAGTCCCGATGATTTTCGCTTTCGACGCTAATAACAACTCTTTCGCTTTTAATGCACTATCCTTATCGGTTGATCCCGCACTGATGACCAAGATAGTCCCCTCACTTTTGTTAGCCAAAATTTGTGCATCCGTCACCGATAATACAGGAGGTGCATCAAATAATATAAGGTCAAATTCTGTTTTTAGTTGTTCAATCAGTTCATCCATTGACTTTGCACTAAGCAAGTCAGCGGGATTGGGAGGAATTGGCCCACTTGTAATGATTTTCAGGTTTTCTATATCTGTCTCCTTAACAGCTTCCATCACATCTGTTTTTTTCGTTAAGAGATTAGATAATCCTATCGTATTGGTTAGATGAAACGTATAATGCACAGTCGGCTTACGCATATCTGCGTCAATCAGAACTACCTTTTTGCCTTCCTGCGCAAATAAACAGGCTAAATTTGCGGATACTGTAGA carries:
- a CDS encoding tyrosine-protein phosphatase, with translation MIDIHSHILYGVDDGPAQLEETIEMFEQALKEGITEIISTSHAFHPQFNASATIVTEQIKLLQQTIEERQLPLKLHRGHEVRLKDNLVELLQEQKIHTLAGSKYLLLELPSSGIPKYTVDIIHQLLSEDILPIIAHPERNKAIADNPSRLAKLINHGAVAQITAGSLAGHFGRGIQKLSLELVDANLVHTYGSDVHNLKKRPFKFDAGLRYLEKHKRLDAVDIFLENNARIIENNEIIILEPEELVKHKWWNIFA
- a CDS encoding polysaccharide biosynthesis protein, with protein sequence MSLQKRMSLLIVVDSAIVLFSIYIGYFVLYPINNLFSNTFLLASSLAIFLAHHGFAMYYGLYRKVWEYASIRELVSIYKAVTLSILTVALVQYLVRGDVLVRALSITWMLHILLIGGSRLSWRIFRDTYISGEKSAEERKRTLIIGAGSAGTMIARQLLKNTDSPLKPIAFLDDDAAKKGLEIFNIRVLGGTDIIAEAVLDLDIEHIIIAIPSMDRSTGAILMQRCLDTGIRTQTMPLIEDLLTGKVSVNEIRDVKIEDLLGRDEVELDLNAISSKLTGKKILVTGAGGSIGSEICRQVIRFNPKEIILLGHGENSIYTIDMELRNKVSPNTKIIPLIADVQDRNRIFDIISEYKPDVIYHAAAHKHVPLMEYNPMEAVKNNIFGTKNVAEAADIFGVGHFVMISTDKAVNPPNVMGATKRFAEMIVQNLAKESVTKFAAVRFGNVLGSRGSVVPLFKKQIAAGGPVTVTDPEMTRYFMTIPEASRLVIQAGTLASGGEIFVLDMGEPVKIVDLAKNLIKLSGYSENDISINYAGIRPGEKLFEELLDENEIQSKYVFPKIHIGKATPISAMELEYVLEKLPEISIDEMKQLLIGLANRKNVKSLVAATYADEVK
- a CDS encoding CpsD/CapB family tyrosine-protein kinase, coding for MAKKKKTNSLKDVARKLVVITNPKSVVSEQFRTARTNINFSKPDGELSTLLITSSLQAEGKSTVSANLACLFAQEGKKVVLIDADMRKPTVHYTFHLTNTIGLSNLLTKKTDVMEAVKETDIENLKIITSGPIPPNPADLLSAKSMDELIEQLKTEFDLILFDAPPVLSVTDAQILANKSEGTILVISAGSTDKDSALKAKELLLASKAKIIGTVMNNFKLEKDHYYYQYYGTNE